DNA from Syntrophorhabdaceae bacterium:
GAAAGGTCCTTTTCAAGAAAACGCCTGTATACGTGAGAGAATCTATTGGAAATCACAAAGTAGGCGGGATCATCTTCGTGTTCCAGAAACTGGGGTAGCGCGCCCACGAAGGCCTTAGTGTCCAGAAAAATCTTTGAGCGCTTGGCATCTATCACGATGCCAGGAAACTGCTCCAAGGCCTGTACATACATGTCTTCGCAATAGGAAATCTTGGGAAGCTGAGGCCAGAAGGGTATATCCATGGCCAAAGCAAGATCAAGCGCCCGGTCGACATTGTCGTGGGGCATGATCCCCATAGCCGTCGTTGCAAGATCAGCTTTGAATTTCAACTCCCTCTTCATATAACATGCTTACCAGATGCCGCTATCTGTTGTCAATATGCAGCAAATCAATAATTGTTTGATTTCAAGCTGTTACAAATTACGGCTCACTTTTTGACCCTAATAAGGGTTGACATTGGCCCCACGAGTCTATATATTAACTCCACACCATGACAATTCACAGGAAGCACATAACAATTCTATTAACCGTTCTATTTTTTCTCGGCTGTATATCCGCCGGCTTCCCCTTCGCTGCCGTGATGAAAGAGGACGACCCTGACAAAGATGTAATCGTGTCAAAGACCGTGCAATATCTCAAGGAAAGAAGACTCAGCACAACTGATGACAAACTGAAAACGATCGCCACCAGCGTCTATGAAGAATCGCAAAAATACGACATAGATTACCGCCTCGTCCTCGCCGTCATGAAGGTGGAAAGCAACTTCCAGAATGAGGCAATTTCGAGAAAGGGCGCACGAGGGCTGCTCCAGATAAAGCCGACACTGGCACGCTATATCAGCAAAGATGCCGGGGTAGAGATCAAGGGCACAAAAACCCTCCACGAGCCTGAAAAAAACATAAAGATTGGTGTAAATTATCTCTCCAAGCTCATGGATATGTTTGACAATATTACGGCGGCACTTCACGCTTACAATGCCGGACCGACAAAAGTGAGAAGGACTGATGCAACCGATGAGCAGCCGCAGACCCGCTTCACAAAAAAAGTCATGGACGAGTACGATCGTATCGTAGAAGTTCTGCCCGATCCCGAAGAATAGCTTAACGCTACGCAGCAGCCGACAGCCTACCCAGGAAAAGAGATTTCTTGAAGACCTTGTGAATAGGGAAAAATCTGCGTTTAGTGCAGCCCTGCTGTCCCGATCGATATCCGATTGGATCGGAGCTTCATTGAGCTCACGATAAAGACAGAGTCGTGCCGGATCGCAGAAGGCCCGTTTTTATATATACTTGAAACCGTTGGCCACAAACAGCAGGCCAAAGAGGATGAGAAAAATGCTGCACGCAAAAAGGATGATCTTTATGATCTTTGTGCTGAAGTATTTCCCTCCAATAGATATCCCGTAGGATACAAAAGTATACCACACGAGATCAGATGATATATGGCCGGCAAAAAAGGCGAGAACGCCTCGTACGCCGAGCGCCTTGGCAAACATTACATAACCCATTCCGATAGTCGCCCACCATATGAACCAGTACGGATTGGAAAGGCTCACGATGATGCCGGATAATATGGGGTGGAGTTCCTTAGCCTTCGAGGTTGGTCCGGCGACGAGTGTATACGTCTTGAGGCTCCGGATAATCCCGATCCCCATATATACAATCACAATCCCCCCGCAAAAAGAGATAGCGGCAAAAAGGAGTGGATTCTTAAGCAAATTGCCTACACCGAAAACAAAGAGGATCAAGAGTGCGAGCTCCAGTATGCCGTGTCCGAGAACGAGTAGCGGTCCGGTTATTCCGCCTCGTTTGGCCGATTGCGATATCGTCACGGTCAGCAGGGGCCCGGGGGCCATGGCTCCGGTGAGACCCAGAACGAAACCAACGGAGAAAAGTGTGGACAAGTTCATGCGTATTAATAGAACACAACAGGCCGGCGGGAATAAAGAAAAAAAGAAGTTGTTCTCATGATATTTTTAAGCTCTACCGGTCGGAATTGCACATTACGCCGGACAGGTCGTTTACAGCTGATCCACCCGGTATCCTTTGTCTTTAAGCAGTTGAATAATGCCACCGCTGCCGATAAGGTGTCCCGCTCCCACGACAACAAAATAAGTCCGACCGGAATTAAGGTAATCTTCGATCTTTGTTACCATGTTTCTATTCCGTGTAATGATCAGTTTTTCATAGATGGGATAAAACCTTCTCTCGTCCGTTATGGATTTCGTCATGAGGCCTTCCATGGCACGCATGTTCCCGGCTTTCCACGCCTCTACCAGCCTGTCCACATCCCGGTTTAAGGCCTCCAGATCTTTCAATGCATAGAGGAGAAAGAGCTCCTGTTCCGTATCGGGGAACCCAGCGAGCAAGTTAATCTGATAGTCAAGGCTTTCCAGCTCAACAATCTGCTTTTTGCCTTCTGCTCGAGCGAGGAAATGCTTGTCGATCCCGTAGTCAGGATCATAGCCTGCCTTCATCAACTCGAGCGATTCGAGCGTCAGTCCCAGAAACCACGGCTTCTGATTGTTGATAAGCTCCGCGGGCAGGCCGACCCTGTTCGCCTCCCTGCGTACAAAAGCGTATGTATCCGCTGACAGATGCTTTTCGATACCATCCCCATTCTTGTACATGGCCTTGTCGAGCAGATCAAGCACGTCCGTCTGGCCTACCTCATCGACATTTGCCTCTACGGCAAGCATGTCGGACTTGTCGAAGGCGTTCTCTATGGTAC
Protein-coding regions in this window:
- a CDS encoding lytic transglycosylase domain-containing protein, which codes for MSKTVQYLKERRLSTTDDKLKTIATSVYEESQKYDIDYRLVLAVMKVESNFQNEAISRKGARGLLQIKPTLARYISKDAGVEIKGTKTLHEPEKNIKIGVNYLSKLMDMFDNITAALHAYNAGPTKVRRTDATDEQPQTRFTKKVMDEYDRIVEVLPDPEE
- a CDS encoding LysE family transporter, giving the protein MNLSTLFSVGFVLGLTGAMAPGPLLTVTISQSAKRGGITGPLLVLGHGILELALLILFVFGVGNLLKNPLLFAAISFCGGIVIVYMGIGIIRSLKTYTLVAGPTSKAKELHPILSGIIVSLSNPYWFIWWATIGMGYVMFAKALGVRGVLAFFAGHISSDLVWYTFVSYGISIGGKYFSTKIIKIILFACSIFLILFGLLFVANGFKYI
- a CDS encoding TraB/GumN family protein, whose translation is MKKEISKRSGLFLSILLSLIFVSSPLAHAQGQKNFLWLIKGKGNPVYVLGSIHFLKKDAYPLSRTIENAFDKSDMLAVEANVDEVGQTDVLDLLDKAMYKNGDGIEKHLSADTYAFVRREANRVGLPAELINNQKPWFLGLTLESLELMKAGYDPDYGIDKHFLARAEGKKQIVELESLDYQINLLAGFPDTEQELFLLYALKDLEALNRDVDRLVEAWKAGNMRAMEGLMTKSITDERRFYPIYEKLIITRNRNMVTKIEDYLNSGRTYFVVVGAGHLIGSGGIIQLLKDKGYRVDQL